In the Rhodothermaceae bacterium genome, one interval contains:
- a CDS encoding SDR family oxidoreductase — protein sequence MDLGLKGKVAVVTGASRGLGKAIAMQLAAEGCRLVICARGEDVLSSAREEIIQLYDVPVLAKATDLTVPGQPQELIEAAVSEYGTVQLLVNNAGGNRRGKFADLSDQDWEDILTLNLKMHLRASRAAIPHMRNSGGGAILFVGSIFGREAGGPGLSIYNTTKSALMSAAKIMALELASDGIRVNTLAPGSIRFPGGSWDKRVKSDPEGMKTFIAENLPIGRFGTAEEIADVAAFLLSDRASLITGACLNVDGGQSRSLI from the coding sequence ATGGATTTAGGACTTAAGGGAAAGGTTGCGGTGGTCACGGGGGCAAGTCGAGGTTTAGGGAAAGCGATTGCGATGCAACTCGCGGCAGAGGGATGTCGGCTGGTAATCTGCGCGCGTGGGGAAGATGTATTGTCCTCAGCGCGGGAAGAGATCATCCAGTTATATGATGTACCTGTTCTGGCAAAGGCGACGGATTTAACAGTTCCGGGGCAGCCGCAAGAATTGATTGAGGCGGCAGTCAGCGAGTATGGGACCGTTCAACTTCTCGTCAATAATGCTGGAGGGAATCGTCGCGGGAAATTCGCCGATTTATCAGATCAGGACTGGGAGGATATATTGACATTGAATTTGAAGATGCATTTGCGTGCCAGTCGGGCAGCGATCCCTCACATGCGAAATAGTGGCGGCGGAGCAATTCTGTTTGTGGGATCCATATTTGGTCGCGAAGCAGGTGGCCCCGGACTCTCCATCTATAACACGACGAAGTCAGCACTGATGAGTGCTGCAAAAATTATGGCACTTGAGTTGGCTTCCGATGGGATCCGAGTCAATACATTGGCCCCCGGTTCAATACGATTTCCGGGAGGATCCTGGGATAAGCGGGTCAAGAGTGATCCGGAAGGCATGAAAACCTTTATTGCGGAGAATCTTCCAATTGGCCGGTTTGGAACGGCCGAAGAAATTGCCGATGTTGCTGCATTTTTGCTCTCAGACAGGGCAAGCCTGATTACTGGTGCCTGCCTGAATGTTGACGGGGGGCAGTCACGGTCTCTGATCTAA
- the xseB gene encoding exodeoxyribonuclease VII small subunit produces the protein MKRLESIAKALSEGSGTLESSLKQYEEGIELAKECLTRLDAAEQRVTELREELESDPNHPAPLTGKSFPID, from the coding sequence ATGAAGCGTCTTGAGTCTATTGCGAAAGCATTATCGGAGGGTTCCGGTACACTAGAATCCTCCCTTAAACAGTACGAGGAAGGGATTGAGCTTGCAAAGGAATGCTTGACACGACTCGATGCGGCTGAACAGCGTGTGACTGAGTTGCGCGAGGAGCTGGAGTCTGATCCAAATCACCCTGCCCCACTTACCGGCAAATCTTTCCCTATTGACTGA